The DNA segment AACTCCTTCGAGGTGCAGACCGGGCCGGTGCTCTGCGAGGCGGCCGGCTGAAGGGGCGGCTACGCCCGGGGGCCTACGCCGGTTCCGGGACCACCGCGACCGGGCAGGGCGCGCGGTGCAGCACACCGTGGGCGACCCGGCCGAGCTGGAGGCCGAAGCCGCCGTGCCGGGGGTGCGCGCCGACCACGAGCAGGGTCGCGCCCCGCGCCGCCTCCACCAGGGCGTCCCGGGTGTGGCCCTCCGGGGTACGGATGATCGTCGCCACCCCCTCCGGCACGTCCCGCAGGGCCTCGGCCACCACCGCCCGCGCCGCCTCCTCCGGATCGCTCTCGGCCGCGTCGTGGCCGGTGAAGGGGCCCGAGGGCCGCCGCCAGGCGCGTACCGCCTCCAGCGGGAGCCCGCGCAGTTCCGCCTCCTGGGCCGCGAACCGGACGGCGGTCGCGTCCGACGGCTTGTCGCCGACCGCCAGCACGATCCGCGGCGAACCGCCGGGCACCTCGTCCTCCGGGGCGTCGCGCAGCACGAACACCGGGCAGTGCGCGTGCCCGGCGACCGTCAGGCTCACCGAGCCGAGCAGCGCCTCGGTGAACCCGCCGCGCCCCCGGCTGCCCACCACCATCGCGCGGGCCGTGCCGCTCTCCCGGACCAGCGCGTACTCCGGTTCGCCGGCCAGCACATCCGTGGTGACCTCCACACCGGGCCGCCGCGACCGGGCCCGTGCCTCGGCGGTGCCGACCACGTCCCTGGCCATGACCTCCTCGACGGGACGGTTCAGCTCCTGGGCGATCAGCTCACCCTCGTAACGCTCCCAGAGCGAGGCGTACACCAGGCGCAGCGGCGCCCCGCGCAGGGCCGCCTCCTCGGCGCCCCAGTCCACGGCGCGCAGGCTGGACGCGGAACCGTCCACACCGACCACGATCGGCTCGTCCATCGGGTTCTCCACTTCGGATCAGGCGTGCGGGACGACGGCGACGGGGGCGGGGGAGTGGTGCAGCACGGCGTGCGCGACATGCCCGAGGTGGGCGCCGAGGCGGGCCTTGCGCGCCCGCCGGCCGACCACGACCAGACAGGCGTCGCGGGAGGCGTCCACCAGCACGGACCCGGCACTGCCCTCGACGGCCGCCTCGGCCACGTCGACGTCCGGGAACGACTCCCGCCAGGGCTCCAGCGCCCGGCCCAGCATGAACGCGTTGCGCGGCTCCAGCGCCTGCGCGGTGACCGGGGCCGCCTCCGCCTCGTAGGCGTAGCCGGGGGTCTCGTTCGAGGGCGGGGGCTGCGGCATCCAGGCGTACACCACCCGCAGCGCGGCGGCGCCGAAGGCGAACTCCAGCAGGGCCGCGTTCGGCGCGGTGATGTCCAGGCCCAGCACCACCGGCCGGAACGGGGTCGCGGCCGACGGGATGCCCGTGGGGTCGGCCCGGTGCTCGTCGGGGGCCTGCTCGCCCTCCCTGACCAGGACCACCGGGCAGTCGGCGTGCCCGGTGACCGCCAGGCCGACCGAGCCCACGAGGAAGCCGTGCAGCCCGCCCAGGCCGCGTGAGCCGAGCGCCAGCAGCTCGGAGGTCCCGGCGGTCTCGCACAGCACGTCCACCGGGTCGCCGGTAACCCGCTCGGCGATCACCTCCAGGCCGGGATGGCGCCGCCGCAGCCCCTCCGCGCTCTCCTCCGGCGGCCGCTCGATCCAGTCCTGCTCGGCCTCGGCACCCAGCAGCGGGGCCTGCGCCAGCGGGTCCGGCAGCGGCTCCCACACCTGTACGAGCCGCAGCGGCAGCCCGCGCAGCACCGCCTCGCGCGCCGCCCACTCGACGGCGGCCCGGCTCTCGGCGGAGCCGTCCAGTCCCGCGGTCACGGTCCGGGGCATCGCCTGCACCTCCCTGGCTGTCGCGGCCCGGCTCTGCTGCCGGGGGCCGAACCCGGCCCACCCACCAGCCTGACCGCAACCGGCCCTCCCGGCCACGGCCACAGGTCCCTCCGGGGGACCGACAGTCACCCCACCAAGGTCCGGACACGGCCTAGTCTGGAACTCCTGGACCGGCGACGATCGTGCCGGTGGGCCGTCGGTCGCGCCTGTCGGCCCAGGGGAACGAGAGGCCGTCATGCCCGAGACACGTACCTTCACGGAGCAGGACCCCGTCCGGGTCTTTCTGCTGGACGACCACGAGGTGGTCCGCCGGGGGCTCGCCGATCTGCTGGACGCCGAACCCGACATCGCCGTGGTCGGCGAGGCCGACACCGCCGCGCACGCCCTCACCCGCGGCCCCGCGCTGCGCCCGCACGTCGCCGTGCTCGACGTACGCCTGCCCGACGGCGACGGCATCACCGTCTGCCGGGAACTGCGCGACCGCGTACCGGGCCTGGCCTGCCTGATGCTGACCTCGTTCGACGACGAGGACGCCCTGCTCGACGCCATCATGGCCGGGGCCGCCGGATACGTGCTGAAGCAGATCAAGGGCTCCGACCTGGTCTCCGCCGTGCGCACGGTCGCCTCCGGGCAGTCGATGCTGGACCCCGCGACCACCGCCCGGCTGATGCGCTCGCTGCGCGCCGACCCGGCCGGGACCGCGCCCGCGCTGCCGCCCGAGCTGGAGGCACTCTCGCCCCGCGAGCGGGACATCCTCGCCCTGATCGGGGACGGTCTCACCAACCGGGAGATCGGCAAGCGGCTCTACCTGTCCGAGAAGACGGTCAAGAACCACATCTCCCGGCTGCTCGCCAAGCTCGGCGTCCAGCGCCGGGTCCAGGCCGCGGTACTCGCCTCGCAGCTCGACCCCCAGCAGCCGCGCTGAGCCGCGCTCAGACCAGCCCGCCGCTGCCGTAGGGGGCGTACAGGTCGAGGAGGCGGACGCGGGAGGAGTGCAGGCGGTGGGCGACCACCCGGCCGACCCAGGTGGTGACCGCCCGACCGAACGCGGGGTCCTCGGCGCAGCGGGCGCGTACCGTCTCCGCGTCGAACTCCCAGGCCCGCACCGGGCTCATCGCCTCGCCGCCCAGATGCCAGACGCAGGGCGTGAAGTGCCAGGACCAGCCGACGAGTTCGCCGTGGCCGAGGGACTCCACGACGGCCGGGCGGCGGCCGGGGACACGGAGGTCGAGACAGACGGTGCCGGTGCGCACGATCCAGAACCGGTCGGCGCGCCGCCCCTCCTCGAAGAGCCGGGTGCCGGCCGGGAAGGAGACCTCACGGGCCAGCTCCATCAGCCGCTCGCGCTGCGGCGGTTCCAGGGCCGTGGTCATGGTGGTCGTGGTCATCGCACCGGCTCCCTTCGAGGCGTCTGCGCCCAGGGTCGTACCGCCGCCGCCCGGTACGCCACGGGCCACCCGGCCCCGGCCGGGGACCTTTCGGCCCCCGGCCGGACACGCCCTAGAAGACGATGCCCACGTGCGCCAGCGCCTGCTTCAGCAGGGCGCCGTGGCCGCCGGGCATCTCGTCGTGCAACGCCGCCGAGGCCGCCTCCTGCGGAGTGAACCAGACGAGGTCCAGCGCGTCCTGCCGGGGACGGCAGTCACCGGTCACCGGCACGATGTAGGCGAGCGACACCGCGTGCTGACGCGGGTCGTGGTACGGGGTGACACCGGCCGTCGGGAAGTACTCCGCGACCGTGAACGGCTGTGTGGCGACCGGGACCCGGGGCAGCGCGACCGGGCCGAGATCCTTCTCCAGGTGCCGCAGCAGCGCGTCGCGCACCCGCTCGTGGTGCAGGACGCGGCCGGAGACCAGGGTGCGGCTGACGGTGCCGTCCGGGCCGATGCGCAACAGCAGCCCGATACTGGTGACTTCACCGCTGTCGTCCACCCGCACGGGCACGGCCTCGACGTACAGGATCGGCATCCGGGCCCTGGCCATCTCCAGCTCGTCCGTGCTCAGCCAGCCGGGCGTGGTCTCGGTCATGTCAGACATTGCTTGATCATACTTTCCGGGTGGGGACCCGCCGCGGGCGCGGGCGGGCTCGGACACAGGCGTTCCGCGGGGCCGGCGGGCGCACGGTCAGAACTCCATGACGGCCACCTTCCCCGCAACCCGCGCGTTGAGCGCCCCTTGATCACACCGTTCCGTCATTGTGCCGTCCGGCGATCCCGGTGTCCCGAAAATCGCGCACGGTACGCGAACGGGCACCGAACGGGCATCCCCGGACCGTCCGCCCGCCCGGCGAAGGACCTGTTCCGGCCATGAGGAACACTGGGGGAGTCCCCCGAACCGACCGGAAGCAGCACATGTCAGCGACGCCCGCGCCCCTCCTCGACGTCCCCGGCGAGCCCTCGGGACCGGCCGACATCCGCCTGGTGGTGACCGACATGGACGGCACCCTGCTGGACGACGACAAGCGGCCGCCCGCCGCCCTGCGGCCCCTGCTCGCCGAACTCCGGCGCCGGGGCGTGCTGTTCAGCCCCGCGAGCGGCCGCCAGTACGCCACCCTGGCCGAGGAGTTCGCCGACGTCGCCGAGGGCATGGTGTTCATCGCGGAGAACGGCACCTATGTCGTCCGCGACGGCGTCGAACTCAGCTCCGACCCGCTGGACCACGCGACCGCCGCCGAGCTGGCCCGCACGGTACGGGGGCTCGCCGCGCGGGGCGTGGACGCGGGCGCCGTGGTCTGCGGCAAGCGGGCCGCGTACGTGGAGCGAACCGACGAGGCGTTCCTCGCGGAGGTCCGCAAGTACTACGTCTCGCACCGCGTGGTCGAGGACGTGACCGCCGTGGACGACGAGATCATCAAGGTCGCCGTCTACGACTTCGGCTCCGCCGAACACGGCGCCGGTCCCGCCCTCGCGCCCTTCGCCGACAGCCACCAGGTCGTGGTGTCCGGCGAGCACTGGGTCGACGTCATGAACCGCACCGCCAACAAGGGCGCCGCCCTGCGCGGCCTCCAGCGCGAGCTGGGCATCACCCCGGCCCAGACCATGGTCTTCGGCGACTACCTCAACGACCTGGAGATGCTGGACGCCGCCGACTGGTCCTTCGCCATGGCCAACGCCCACCCGGACGTCATCAGCCGCGCCCGGCACCTGGCCCCGTCCAACAACGACCACGGGGTGATCCGGACGGTCACGCGGATACTCGGCATAGAGCTCTAGCCCCACACCCGTCTAGACCAGCACCGAGTCCAGGAAGCCCGTCACCTCCGCGAAGACCTTCGCGCGGTCGGTCTCGTGGAAGACCTCGTGACGGGCGCCGGGGAAGACGCGCTCGGTGGCGCGGCCGGCGCCGAGGCGTTCCACGCCCACGCGGCTGCCCTCGATCGGGACCAGCCGGTCGTCGTCACCGTGCAGCCACAGCACCGGCAGGTCACCGAGGTCGCCGCCCTCCGCCACGGCCGCCAGCCCCCGCTCGAACGCCACAAGGGTCGGCCGTTTCATGGGGCCGTGCCACACCAGCGGGTCGGCGGCGTAGGCCGCGCCCACCGCCGGGTCGCGGGAGAGCGCGGCCGGGCCGACCGGCACGTCCGGGATCTCGTCCAGCGCCAGCAGCCGCCTCGGCAGCTCCCACGCGCCGATCACCGGCCCGGACAGCACCAGCGCGCTCAGCTCGGACCCGTACCGCTGGGCGTAGCGCGCCGCGATCAGGCCGCCCATGGAGTGGCCCACCATGACCAGCGGCAGACCTGTGTGTTCGGCGCGGGCCAGGTCCGCCGCCGCGCGGAGGTCGGTCACCACGTCCTCGAAGTCCTCGATCACCGCCCGCTCACCGGCCGACCTGCCGTGCCCGAGGTGGTCGGGGGCGTACACCGCCGCGCCGTGGCCGGTGAGCACCCCGGCGACCTCGTCGTACCGGCCCGCGTGCTCGCCGTACCCGTGCACCAGCAGGGCGAGGTAGCGGGGCGCCGGGTGCGGCCAGGCGCGGACGTGCAGCGCGCCGTGGACGCCCTGGCGGATGTGGGCGCGTACGTCGGTCATGGGGGGTCTCCTCCGGCGTGGTCGCGTGGGTCACTCCGGGGGGATCTTCCCAGGGGGCCGGTGCGCGGTCTATAGTCCGGTAGAGCCCAAAACTAGCAGTGCTAATTTAGTTGCCCCGTCCCGGCGGGGCATAGGTTCATGCTGATCCACAACGTCGTCGGTCAGGAGTCCCGAGTTGCGTCCCGTCCACTTCGCGGCCGCCCGCCGCACGCCCATCGGCAAGCTGCGCGGCGCCCTGTCCGCCGTGCGGCCCGACGACCTCGCGGCGGCCGTCGTCCGCGACCTGGCGAGCGGCGTGCCCGCTCTCGACCCGGCCCGGATCGACGACGTGTACTGGGGCGCCGCCAACCAGGCGGGCGAGGACAACCGCAACATCGCCCGCATGGCCGTCCTGCTCGCCGGCCTCCCCGACTCCGTGCCCGGCGCCACCGTCAACCGGCTCTGCGCCTCCGGCCTGGAAGCCGTCACCACCGCCGCCCGCACCATCGCGGCCGGTGAGGCGGACATCGTGATCGCGGGCGGCTCGGAGTCCATGAGCCGCGCCCCCTTCGTGCTGCCCCGCCCCGACGAGGCCCTCCCGCACCGCATGGAGACCTACGACACCCGCCTCGGCTGGCGCCTCACCAACCCGGCCATGAAGGACCTGCACGGCGTCCTGGCCATGGGCGAGACCGCCGAGGAGGTCGCCCAGAAGTACGGCATCTCCCGTGAACGGCAGGACGAGTTCGCCCTGCGCAGCCACCAACTCGCCGCCACCGCACGGAAGAACGGCCACTTCGACGCCGAACTCCTCCCCGTCCAGTGCCCGGACGGCAGCACCGTCGACCGCGACGAATGCGTACGCGAGGACACCTCCCTGGAGAAACTCGCCCGCCTGAAGCCGGTGTTCCGCCAGGGCGGCACGGTCACCGCGGGCAACGCCTCTCCCATGAACGACGGCGCCGCCGGACTCCTCCTGGTCAGCGAGGACGCGCTCGAGGAACTCGGCCTCGAATCCCTCGGCCGGTATGTCGCCGGCGCCTCGGCGGGCGTCCACCCCGACGTGATGGGCATCGGCCCGGTCCCGGCCACCCGCAAGGCACTCGCCCGCGTCGGCTGGAGCATCGACGACCTCCAAGAGGCCGAGTTCAACGAGGCGTTCGCCGCGCAGGCGCTCGCCTCCGTCGACCAACTGGGCATCGACCCCGGCCTGGTGAACCCCACCGGCGGCGCCATCGCGCTGGGTCACCCCCTCGGCTGCTCCGGCGCCCGCATCCTCACCACCCTGCTGCACCGCATGCGCCGCACCGGCGCCGGGCGCGGCCTCGCCACCATGTGCGTCGGCGTCGGGCAGGGCAGCGCGGTCCTGGTGGAGCGCCCCTGAACCACCCCGACGGACCTTCCCCACAACGGGAGTTCCGCAGCACGAGTCGCACCGCAGGAAACGGAGCCGCACCTCATGGCAACCCTGTCCGTCGCCGCCATCCTGGCCGAGAACGCCCGCCGCCGCCCCGACCGGACGGCCCTCGTCGAGGGCGACCTGCGCCTCACCTTCGCCGAAGCCTGGCGGCGCTCCCTCGCCCAGGCCGGCGCACTCACCGCCCTCGGCGTACGGCCGGGCGACCGGGTCGCCCTGATGGCCCCCAACACCGCCGAGTTCCCGCTCGCCTACTACGCGGCCATGGCGGTCGGCGGTGTCGTCGTCCCCGTCCACCTGCTGCTCTCCGCCACCGAGGTGCAGCACGTCCTCAAGGACAGCGGCGCCGGCCTGCTGCTCGCCCACCCCGCCCAGGAGGCCACCGCCCGCGCGGCCGCCGAGCCCCTCGGCATCCGCGTGGTCGTCCTCGGCGAGGAGCTGGACAAGCTCGCGGTCGACGCCGAGCCGCCGCACTCCTACGTCACCCGGTCCGCCGACGACCCGGCCGTCGTCTTCTACACCAGCGGCACCACCGGCGTCCCGAAGGGCGCCGTGCTCAGCCACTTCAACATCGTGATGAACGCGACCGTCAACGCCTTCGACGCCAACGACATCCGCCCCGACGACATCGTCCTCGGCGCGCTGCCGCTGTTCCACGCCTTCGGGCAGACGGTCTCCCTCAACTCCACCTGGCGCGCGGGCGCGACGCTCGTCCTGATGCCCCGCTTCGACGCCGCCCGCGCGATCGAGATCATGGTCGCCGAGCGGGTCAACACCTTCCACGGTGTCCCCACCATGTTCGTCTCCCTGGCCGCCGTCGCGGCCGGCGCCGCCGCCCTGCCCGAGCTGCGGCTGTGCATCTCCGGCGGCGCCTCGCTGCCGGTGGCGGTGCTGGAGAGGTTCGAGTCGGCGTTCGGCGCGCAGATCTGCGAGGGGTACGGCCTGTCGGAGACCTCCCCGGCCGCCACCGTCAACCAGCCCGTCTTCGGCACCCGCGCCGGCACCATCGGCCACCCGCTGTGGGGTGTGGACGCCGAGATCGCGCAGGCGGACGTCGAGGACCGGGTCGAACTCCTCCCGGCCGGTGAGCTGGGCGAGGTCGTCATCCGGGGCCACAACGTCTTCTCCGGCTACCTCGGCCGCCCCGAGGCCACCGCGGAGGCGCTGGTCGACGGCTGGTTCCGCACCGGCGACCTCGGCACCAAGGACGAGGACGGCTTCCTGCGGATCGTCGACCGCAAGAAGGACGTCATCATCCGCGGCGGCTACAACGTCTACCCCCGCGAGGTCGAGGAGGTGCTCGCCCGGCACCCGGAGATCGCCCAGGTCGCCGTCATCGGGCTCCCCGACGAGCTGCACGGCGAGGAGATCTGCGCGGTCGTCGTCCCCGCACCGGGCGCCACCCCCGACGCCGCCGCGATCACCGGGTGGTCCAAGGAGCACCTCGGCAAGCACAAGTACCCCCGCCGCGTGGAGTTCACGGACGAACTCCCGCTCGGCCCCAGCATGAAGGTGCTCAAGCGCGAACTGCGCGCCCGCTACACCGCCCGCTGAGCCACCGGCGCCCGGCCGGACGTGTGCACATAGCATCAGTCTCCGCATGAACATGATGACGCTCTGGCACATATCCGGCTGGGAGTTCGCCGCCCTGGCCCTCGCCGCCCTCCTGGTCGGCTTCTCCAAGACCGCCGTCAGCGGGGCCAACACGGTCAGCCTCGCCGTCTTCGCGGCCGTCCTGCCCGCCCGCGCCTCCACCGGCGTGCTCCTGCCGCTCCTCATCGCGGGCGACACCTTCGCCGTGCTCACCTACCGGCGGCACGCCCACTGGCCCACCCTGTGGCGGCTGTTCCCCGCAGTGGCGGCCGGGGTGGTGGCGGGCACCCTGTTCCTCGCCCGCGTCGGCGACGGGATCGTACGGGTCTCCATCGGCGTGATCCTGCTGATGATGACCGGCATCACCCTGTGGCGACGGCGCCAGGAGGCGACGGAGGACGTCAGCACGCGCACCGGCCGGGCCACGGCGGGGGCGTACGGCGTGCTGGGCGGCTTCACCACCATGGTCGCCAACGCCGGCGGACCGGTGATGTCGATGTATCTCCTTTCCGCCGGCTTCCGGAAGATGGGCTTCCTCGGCACCTCCGCGTTCTTCTTCCTCATCGTCAACGTCGCCAAGATCCCCTTCAGCGCCGCGCTCGGCCTGATCGACACCGACTCGCTGCTGCTGGACGCCGCTCTGCTGGTCTTCGTCGTCCCCGGCGCGTTCCTCGGCCGGTGGGCCGTGCACAAGATCAACCAGCGGCTGTTCGACCGCATCGTCATCGTGGCGACCGTGGTCGGGGCGGTCGAACTCCTGCTGACCTGACCGGATGCGTACGCTCACCCCATGTCCGCGCACGTCCTGATCCTCGGCGGCACCACCGAGGCCCGCCGCCTCGCCACCGCCCTCTCCGCCCGCCCCGGTCTCCGGGTCACCACCTCCCTCGCCGGGCGGGTGAGCCGGCCGGGAGCGGTCGACGGCGAGGTCCGCATCGGCGGGTTCGGGGGCGCGGCGGGGCTGGCCGACTGGCTGCGCGCCCACCGGGTGACCGCACTGGTGGACGCGACCCACCCCTTCGCGGAGCTGATCACCGCGAACGCGGCGGAGGCGGCTCGGGCGACCGGAGTTCCGCACGCGGTCCTGCGCCGCCCCGGCTGGGACCTCGCCGACGACTGGTACCCGGTGGCCTCCCTGGAAGAGGCTGCACGGCTCGTACCCCGCCTGGGACAAAGGGTGTTCCTCAGCACGGGACGGCTCGGACTGGCCGCCTTCGCGGAGCTGACGGACACTCAGTTCGTGATCCGCTCGGTGGAACCACCGGAGCCGCCCCTGCCCCCGCACCGCGAACTGGTCCTCGCGCGCGGCCCGTTCACCCTCGCCGACGAGCTGGACCTGCTCCGGACGCACCGCGTCGACGTACTGGTGACGAAGGACAGCGGGGGAGCGGCGACGGCAGCGAAACTCGCCGCCGCCCGCGCGCTCTCGCTGCCCGTGGTCGTCGTACGCCGCCCCGAACTCCCCTCCGACGTACGGGCGTTGCCGGACGTGGACGGCGTACTGGGCTGGCTGGCCGGGATCATTCCCCCCGGGGGTTCCTGCGCAGCAGATACGTGTCCATGATCCAGCCCTTGCGCTCCCGCGCCTCCGCCCGCACCCGCTCGATCTCCGGACCGGCCTCCGCGAGCGGCCCGGAGACCAGGATCTCGTCCGGGGTGCCGATGTACGCGCCCCAGTAGATGTCGATGTCCTCCCCGGCGTACTCCCGGAACGCCTGGTGCGCGTCGAGCATCACCACCACGTCGTCCACCCCCGCCGGGAACCCCTCCGCGAGCCGCCGCCCGGTGGTGATCTGCACCGGCCGCGCCACCCGGTTCAGGCCGGTCCGGTGCCGGGCGACCAGCGCGGAGACACTGCTGATGCCGGGCACCACGTCGTACGTGAACTCCACCGCGCCCGCCGCCAGCACCTCTTCCAGGATGCCGAGCGTGCTGTCGTACAGCGCGGGGTCGCCCCACACCAGGAACGCGCCCGTACCGTCCTCCGCGACCTCCTCCGCGATGAGCCGCTCGTAGATCCCCGCTCGGGCGGTCCGCCAGTCCCCGACGGCCGGCGAGTAGGCCGCACCGCCCGCCCTCCGGTCCCGCTCCGGGTCCCGGGCCGCCACCACCCGGTACGACCCCTCGGGCAGCTGCGCGTCCAGGATGTCCCGGCGCAGCCGCGTCAGATCACTCTTCACCTCGCCCTTGTCGAGCAGGAAGAACACGTCCGTGCCACGCATCGCCCTGACCGCCTGCAACGTGAGCTGGTCGGGGTCGCCCGCACCGATACCGATGACATGAATCTTTCGCACCCGCCGAGTCTGCCGCACGGGGTGAAGGGCGCTGGATACGGGGGCGGCGCGACGGGAACCGGAACGCCCGCCGGGCCGTGGTAATGATCAAGGCGGGAGCGACAGGGATCTTCCCGCCCACTCGATGACGGAGGCTCAGCATGACGAGAACGACCCGCGCGGCACTGCTCCTCGCGGCCACGGCCCTCACCCCGGCCCTCCTTCTCTCCACCCCAGCGTCCGCCGCCGTCCAGACCGCGACGGCCTCGGCGACGGCGTCCGCCCCGGTGGACCAGATGTCCGACGACGACGTCCGGGTCGCCATCGCCCGCATACTCGCGGACCCGGCGAGCGGCAGGGCGGTCATCCGCGAGGCGAACAAGGCGCTCGACGGCACGATCGCGGACCAGCGCGCGTTCCTGGAGACGGGCTACCGGCTGGCGCAGGCCGAGGACGACCGAGTGGCCATCGCCCGCATCCTCGCGGACCCGGCGAGCGGCGTGGCCGTGAAGCGGGAGGCGGGCAAGGCGCTGGACGGCACGATGGACGACCAGCGGGCGTTCCTGGAGACGGGCTACCGGCTGGCGCAGGCCGAGGACGACCGAGTGGCCATCGCCCGCATCCTCGCGGACCCGAAGAGCGGCGTGGCCGTGAAGCGGGAGGCGGGCAAGGCGCTGGACGGCACGATGGACGACCAGCGGGCCTTCCT comes from the Streptomyces seoulensis genome and includes:
- a CDS encoding ALF repeat-containing protein, with the translated sequence MTRTTRAALLLAATALTPALLLSTPASAAVQTATASATASAPVDQMSDDDVRVAIARILADPASGRAVIREANKALDGTIADQRAFLETGYRLAQAEDDRVAIARILADPASGVAVKREAGKALDGTMDDQRAFLETGYRLAQAEDDRVAIARILADPKSGVAVKREAGKALDGTMDDQRAFLETGYRLAQGEDDRVAALRIIADPKSSAALRAAASAALDGTLEELRYFIAVGQYQVH